One segment of Ureibacillus thermophilus DNA contains the following:
- a CDS encoding succinate CoA transferase — MEKDLSQFIRNKAFLDKIVSAEEAASWIKDGMNLGMSGFTLFGEPKVFPKALSERGKKEKFKVNVYTGASLGPAADQAMAEADIVNLRVPYQANPVMRKKINSGEMYYIDQHLSHTAEEVRKGTLGKIDYAIIEAAAITEDGLIIPTGSVGNSPIFVEKAENVIIEVNISAPRAYEGLHDIFIQKEQGERKDIPLYKVDDRIGEIGIRVNPEKVRGVIISEEPDIPSPLLEPNEETQAIADHLIDFLNKEVEEGRLPISLAPLQSGVGSVANAVLKNMKDAQFRDVVVHSEVLQDGIFDLIDAGIVKFASGTAFSLSKKRVDSLAEDLEKYKGKIMFRPQEISNNPEVIRRLGVISFNTALEVDIYGNVNSTHVSGTHIMNGIGGSGDFARNARITIFVTPSLAKGGAISAIVPFVSHVDHTEHDVDVIITEQGYADLRGLPPVKRAEKIIEIAHPTYRPQLRAYFEEAKEKVGGQTPHILEKAFSFHQHYKEKGTMLFEQPEEVK; from the coding sequence ATGGAAAAAGACTTAAGCCAATTTATAAGAAACAAAGCATTTTTAGACAAAATCGTTTCTGCTGAGGAAGCAGCATCTTGGATCAAAGATGGCATGAACCTTGGTATGAGCGGATTTACTTTATTTGGTGAACCCAAAGTGTTCCCGAAAGCACTTTCAGAGCGCGGCAAAAAAGAAAAATTCAAAGTGAATGTGTATACAGGTGCTTCTTTAGGTCCAGCTGCTGACCAAGCAATGGCTGAGGCTGATATTGTGAACTTGCGTGTTCCATATCAAGCAAACCCTGTAATGCGTAAGAAAATCAATTCCGGCGAAATGTATTATATTGACCAGCATTTATCTCATACAGCGGAAGAAGTAAGAAAAGGCACTTTAGGAAAAATCGACTATGCAATTATTGAAGCAGCAGCGATTACAGAAGATGGGCTTATTATTCCAACAGGTTCTGTAGGTAACTCGCCAATTTTCGTTGAAAAAGCTGAAAACGTTATCATTGAAGTAAACATTTCTGCTCCTAGAGCATATGAAGGTTTACATGACATTTTTATCCAGAAAGAACAAGGTGAACGCAAAGACATTCCACTTTACAAAGTTGATGACCGAATCGGCGAAATTGGAATTCGCGTAAATCCAGAAAAAGTAAGAGGCGTTATTATTTCTGAAGAGCCGGACATTCCTTCGCCTCTATTGGAACCAAATGAAGAAACACAAGCAATTGCAGACCACTTGATTGACTTCTTAAATAAAGAAGTGGAAGAAGGAAGATTGCCAATTTCATTAGCTCCACTACAATCAGGTGTAGGTTCTGTAGCTAACGCAGTTCTTAAAAATATGAAAGACGCACAATTTAGAGATGTAGTTGTGCACTCTGAGGTATTGCAAGATGGTATCTTCGACTTAATCGATGCAGGTATCGTGAAATTCGCTTCAGGTACTGCGTTCTCATTATCTAAAAAACGTGTTGATTCCTTAGCAGAAGACTTAGAAAAATATAAAGGTAAAATTATGTTCAGACCACAAGAAATTTCGAACAATCCAGAAGTAATCCGTCGATTAGGTGTTATCTCATTCAACACTGCTTTGGAAGTGGACATTTATGGTAACGTAAACTCTACTCATGTGAGCGGTACACATATTATGAACGGTATCGGCGGTTCTGGAGACTTTGCGCGTAATGCAAGAATTACAATTTTCGTAACGCCTTCTTTAGCAAAAGGCGGAGCAATTTCAGCAATTGTTCCATTCGTTTCTCATGTTGACCATACAGAACATGATGTAGACGTAATTATCACTGAACAAGGTTATGCAGATCTTCGCGGACTTCCTCCAGTGAAGAGAGCAGAAAAAATCATTGAAATTGCTCACCCAACATACAGACCTCAATTGCGTGCATACTTTGAAGAAGCGAAAGAAAAAGTGGGTGGTCAAACACCTCA